The following proteins are co-located in the Pedobacter sp. FW305-3-2-15-E-R2A2 genome:
- a CDS encoding FecR domain-containing protein: protein MAKKNIFTERRSTDQEAEAWFSRTDDRVPFEAFSNPQEKTRTGEEMLDEIRRKIRTQRQKRRWFNVAAAAVVLMTTGTFGYRAYLTSTPSIARQVWVSYVANKGEFKEIRLPDQSTIHLRPGAKIAIAQPFIQQNREVKLAAGEIYCDVSPDPEHPFLVHTSQITTQVLGTKFIINNDPLAADIRVSLLSGKVAIRSKKAQLGILLPKQQLSFNKVSERVKLDSTTFMAENWLNGEYILDNVSLKSFAQTFGNAFSMEVRFKGKALENLTVSMQFYRTDDPKTILNHLKLIHGLHYQIKDKEVILMR, encoded by the coding sequence ATGGCAAAGAAAAATATATTCACTGAAAGACGTAGTACAGACCAGGAGGCCGAAGCCTGGTTTTCCCGTACAGATGACCGTGTGCCTTTTGAAGCTTTCTCCAATCCGCAGGAAAAAACAAGGACTGGCGAAGAAATGCTGGACGAAATCCGCCGAAAGATAAGAACACAGCGACAGAAAAGGCGTTGGTTTAATGTTGCTGCAGCCGCTGTAGTCTTGATGACTACCGGAACTTTCGGTTATCGGGCTTACCTGACTTCAACGCCTTCCATTGCCAGGCAGGTTTGGGTTAGCTATGTGGCGAATAAAGGAGAGTTTAAGGAGATCCGCTTACCAGATCAGTCTACGATCCATTTGAGACCCGGCGCAAAGATTGCCATTGCCCAGCCTTTTATACAACAAAACCGGGAGGTAAAGTTGGCAGCGGGAGAGATCTACTGTGACGTTAGTCCTGATCCGGAGCATCCCTTTCTGGTACATACCTCCCAAATTACCACTCAGGTGCTGGGAACTAAGTTTATCATCAACAATGATCCTCTGGCAGCAGATATCCGGGTGAGCTTACTCAGCGGAAAAGTTGCCATACGTAGCAAAAAAGCACAACTGGGTATTTTATTGCCTAAACAACAACTCTCTTTTAACAAAGTAAGCGAAAGGGTAAAACTGGACAGCACAACCTTTATGGCTGAAAACTGGTTGAACGGGGAATATATTCTTGACAATGTCTCGCTGAAATCTTTTGCACAAACCTTTGGCAATGCCTTTTCTATGGAAGTCAGATTCAAGGGAAAAGCGCTCGAAAATTTAACTGTTTCGATGCAATTTTATCGGACTGATGACCCTAAAACTATTTTGAATCACCTGAAACTGATACATGGACTTCATTATCAAATCAAAGACAAGGAGGTAATATTGATGAGATAG
- a CDS encoding sigma-70 family RNA polymerase sigma factor yields the protein MNQLTLSDQDLITAMKNGDQKAFEALYEQYWPEVYTMIYRRINDREVTKDILQDIFINLWNYRHRIIADKSLAPWLNSVAKKQTISWYRRQVSTKQRETLYQESETLIVPAPTELETKELQELLDLEIEKMPDNMKRSFRLSRFENKSVREIAEELSLSEQTVRNNVSMALERLRLQTKRFYSEPANLAGILVILLTKI from the coding sequence GTGAATCAATTGACACTTAGCGATCAGGATTTAATCACTGCGATGAAAAATGGCGATCAGAAAGCTTTCGAAGCGCTTTACGAACAATATTGGCCGGAAGTTTACACCATGATCTATCGACGCATTAATGACAGAGAGGTCACAAAAGACATCTTACAGGATATATTCATTAACCTTTGGAATTATCGCCACAGGATTATCGCCGACAAGTCATTGGCGCCCTGGCTAAACAGTGTAGCAAAAAAACAAACCATTTCCTGGTACAGAAGACAAGTCAGCACCAAGCAGAGAGAAACGCTTTACCAGGAAAGCGAAACTTTGATTGTACCGGCTCCTACAGAACTGGAGACGAAAGAACTACAGGAACTGCTGGACCTGGAAATTGAGAAGATGCCGGACAATATGAAACGGTCATTTCGATTGAGCCGTTTCGAAAATAAATCGGTCAGGGAAATAGCGGAAGAACTTTCTCTGTCCGAACAAACCGTCAGGAACAACGTTTCTATGGCTTTGGAACGGCTTAGATTGCAAACAAAGCGGTTCTATTCAGAACCTGCAAATCTTGCTGGTATACTGGTCATCCTGTTAACAAAAATTTAA
- a CDS encoding two-component regulator propeller domain-containing protein: MIFKKNMKYVRLYILLLTLVYGSSCQRQNKNTALPKGKISQVPHGMVRNIKKDRNGNILIASFRGVFRYDGKSFTNITSKISSPSFWDVLEDRKGNLWFATRDSGVYCYNGKSFQHFTTKEGLASNHAFQVYQDKTGHIWFATGGGASRYDGKSFRNFTKKDGLPSNDITTIMEDKTGKFWFGSSGEACFYDGKTFTVFRNKDGKAFNNVRSIIEDRKGNIWFGATIIEDKKGDTSFVSPGLWRYEGGLFTKVSQRGAYAIMQDKKGNIWTTGELKPNGGWALSRYEQKSLYHKKPIITEIMSIKGLGMFCGILEANDGSIWFGAMGRGRSVYRYDGKTITNFKSK, encoded by the coding sequence TTGATTTTTAAAAAAAATATGAAATACGTACGCTTATATATATTGCTCTTAACCTTGGTCTATGGCAGTTCTTGCCAAAGGCAAAACAAAAATACAGCCCTCCCGAAAGGTAAAATCTCCCAGGTGCCTCATGGCATGGTTCGGAATATAAAGAAAGATAGAAACGGAAACATTTTGATCGCTTCCTTCAGAGGCGTGTTTCGATACGATGGAAAATCGTTTACCAATATCACCAGTAAAATAAGTTCGCCCAGCTTCTGGGATGTTCTGGAAGATCGAAAAGGAAACCTTTGGTTCGCTACCAGAGATTCAGGTGTTTATTGTTACAATGGGAAATCCTTTCAACATTTTACCACCAAAGAGGGACTTGCCAGTAACCATGCTTTTCAAGTTTATCAAGATAAAACTGGTCATATTTGGTTCGCTACAGGAGGTGGAGCAAGCCGTTACGATGGGAAATCTTTTCGAAATTTCACCAAAAAAGACGGACTGCCCAGTAATGATATCACCACGATCATGGAAGACAAAACCGGGAAATTCTGGTTTGGATCAAGTGGCGAGGCCTGTTTTTATGATGGAAAAACATTTACTGTTTTCAGAAACAAAGACGGTAAAGCTTTTAACAATGTCAGGTCGATAATCGAAGATAGAAAAGGTAATATTTGGTTCGGTGCAACGATAATCGAAGATAAAAAAGGCGATACGTCGTTCGTTTCACCTGGTCTCTGGCGTTATGAGGGCGGTCTCTTTACTAAGGTATCGCAGAGGGGTGCTTATGCTATAATGCAAGATAAAAAAGGAAACATCTGGACTACTGGTGAATTAAAACCCAATGGAGGTTGGGCACTTTCCCGTTATGAGCAAAAGTCCTTGTACCATAAAAAGCCCATTATAACCGAAATCATGTCAATAAAAGGGTTGGGAATGTTTTGTGGGATTTTGGAGGCTAACGATGGAAGTATTTGGTTTGGAGCTATGGGGAGAGGGAGAAGCGTGTATCGTTATGATGGAAAGACCATCACAAACTTTAAAAGTAAATAA
- a CDS encoding YceI family protein, with translation MKDKKNLLCSLIIILAGALNHPMLAQVKNDANSIVYQLDIKKSKLFWQAPKNQHNGFILFNSGSLSNFSAGQPTRGTFSINMNSMRSTDEASDAGRKEVDDKLRSEDFFAVSRYPAATMVVRKMLRQANGTTYKVYGELTIKGVTKPIEFTTLMKQKDNTITAKAHLSISRENWNINRKPEQKTWDFIYRIKDNLIDNDIPVRLDLVFTKK, from the coding sequence ATGAAAGATAAAAAAAATCTCTTATGCAGCCTAATTATAATACTGGCAGGAGCACTTAACCATCCGATGCTGGCTCAAGTAAAAAATGACGCCAACAGTATCGTTTACCAACTCGATATTAAAAAAAGCAAGCTGTTTTGGCAGGCACCCAAAAACCAGCACAATGGCTTTATATTATTTAATTCGGGCAGCCTCAGCAACTTTAGCGCCGGGCAGCCAACACGAGGTACTTTCAGTATAAATATGAACAGTATGAGGAGTACTGACGAAGCTTCAGATGCCGGGAGAAAAGAGGTGGACGATAAGCTGAGAAGCGAAGACTTTTTTGCTGTTTCAAGATATCCTGCTGCCACCATGGTGGTTCGCAAGATGCTTCGGCAAGCTAATGGAACCACCTACAAAGTTTACGGGGAGCTGACCATCAAAGGTGTGACTAAACCCATCGAATTCACAACGCTTATGAAGCAGAAGGACAATACGATTACCGCAAAGGCACACCTGAGTATTAGCCGCGAAAATTGGAATATCAATCGTAAACCAGAACAGAAAACCTGGGACTTCATTTACCGCATAAAAGACAATCTAATTGATAATGACATCCCTGTCCGCCTGGACCTGGTATTTACTAAAAAATAA
- a CDS encoding winged helix-turn-helix domain-containing protein, which translates to MFNTEKRPNRKAKYLYGLLLLLLIPVICAAFSMTDNQNFDFAKREVLLRRIGDQLLLQSGDSTSRVLPVKKIAENEYQIRFENELTFQPDSLVNTTRRLLANDPLTLDYIVNVLNCGNSSVAYGYAISKNKKDDIVACIGRTQPRACYMINIKFKPTGINIAENGYLLGSLPFLAFVGFIFFKSVKPGRTLPEGKYASSMFTLGSVLFDAKNRTLLINGNTIDLTGTETRVLLIFASSPNETIERSRLQKEIWEDEGVIVGRSLDMFISKLRKKLEFDPNIKIVVIRGKGYRLEISA; encoded by the coding sequence ATGTTTAATACCGAAAAACGGCCCAATAGAAAAGCAAAGTATCTGTACGGATTATTGCTGCTTCTGCTGATCCCTGTAATCTGTGCGGCTTTCAGTATGACCGACAATCAGAACTTTGACTTCGCCAAAAGGGAAGTTTTGCTCCGCAGGATTGGAGATCAATTACTCTTACAGTCGGGCGACAGTACATCAAGGGTACTTCCGGTAAAAAAGATCGCAGAAAATGAATACCAGATCAGGTTTGAGAATGAGCTTACTTTTCAACCGGACTCACTGGTGAATACTACCCGGCGTTTGCTGGCCAATGACCCTCTCACGCTTGATTATATTGTTAACGTTCTGAACTGTGGCAACTCCAGTGTAGCTTATGGATACGCGATCTCCAAAAATAAAAAAGATGATATTGTAGCGTGTATAGGAAGAACACAACCCCGGGCGTGTTACATGATCAACATTAAATTCAAACCCACAGGAATAAATATAGCAGAGAATGGATATCTTCTGGGGAGCCTGCCATTTTTAGCATTTGTTGGTTTTATTTTTTTTAAATCGGTTAAGCCAGGAAGAACTTTACCTGAGGGTAAGTATGCTAGTAGTATGTTCACTTTGGGCTCGGTCTTGTTCGATGCGAAAAACCGGACGCTCCTCATAAATGGAAATACCATAGACCTGACCGGAACGGAAACCCGTGTATTGCTCATTTTCGCATCATCTCCTAACGAGACTATAGAGAGAAGCCGACTGCAAAAAGAGATATGGGAGGATGAAGGTGTTATTGTTGGGCGAAGTTTGGATATGTTCATCTCAAAACTTAGAAAAAAACTGGAATTTGATCCGAATATCAAAATTGTTGTGATACGCGGTAAAGGATATAGGCTTGAAATTAGCGCTTAA
- a CDS encoding mechanosensitive ion channel family protein, whose product MNQKVENFYDKFYDWLLVKGPVILLGMVVLLVGLWLIGVFSRWMQNRMQHKKINSSLKPFFLSVTTVGLRILLIFLVMQIMGIQLTIFAALIGAIGVAAGLALSGTMQNFASGVLILLLKPFRVSDNIIAQGQEGTVTSIQLFFTVVTTFDNRTVIIPNSKLSNEVIINISVIGSRRLDLELKFNYGVDLSKVRAVIDETINDSKSILKIPEKRVGVSLLESDGYKVLINVWLHSHGFQDAKLIFQENLMENLKTSGIKLPGMD is encoded by the coding sequence ATGAATCAGAAAGTTGAAAATTTCTATGATAAATTTTATGATTGGTTACTGGTAAAAGGCCCGGTAATTTTGCTGGGCATGGTTGTTTTGCTGGTTGGCCTCTGGCTGATCGGCGTATTTTCGCGCTGGATGCAAAACAGAATGCAGCATAAGAAAATTAACAGTTCATTGAAACCCTTTTTTCTAAGCGTAACAACTGTAGGACTCCGAATACTACTGATTTTTCTCGTGATGCAGATTATGGGGATACAGCTTACCATTTTTGCTGCTTTAATCGGTGCCATAGGAGTTGCTGCGGGGCTGGCACTGTCTGGTACGATGCAGAATTTTGCGAGTGGCGTATTGATCCTTTTATTGAAGCCATTCCGTGTATCGGATAACATTATTGCCCAGGGACAGGAAGGTACAGTAACTTCCATTCAGCTTTTTTTTACGGTTGTTACTACTTTTGATAACCGGACTGTCATTATCCCCAACAGCAAACTTTCTAATGAAGTCATTATTAATATCAGTGTCATTGGGAGCAGAAGGCTGGATCTGGAACTTAAATTTAATTACGGGGTTGATCTTTCAAAGGTGAGAGCGGTAATTGATGAGACAATTAATGACTCAAAATCGATTTTAAAAATACCTGAAAAAAGGGTGGGGGTGTCTTTATTAGAATCTGACGGTTATAAAGTTTTAATCAATGTTTGGCTGCATTCCCATGGCTTTCAGGATGCAAAACTCATTTTTCAGGAAAATCTGATGGAAAACCTAAAAACCTCGGGAATCAAGTTACCTGGGATGGACTAA
- a CDS encoding ferritin-like domain-containing protein — protein MATTRKTGAKSAAKSKTGKMENSEFHEFFVDELKDIYWAEKHLVKALPKMKKAATSPELAAAFEKHTKETNNHIATLEQVFQLLGEKAQAKKCNAMDGLLKEADGVIEDTDTGTLIRDAGLILAAQKVEHYEIATYGTLVVFAENMGHNDVAELLQFTLDNEKATDIALTEVAESFVNEQAAAE, from the coding sequence ATGGCAACTACAAGAAAAACCGGCGCAAAGTCCGCCGCAAAATCGAAAACAGGAAAAATGGAAAATTCAGAATTTCATGAATTCTTTGTGGATGAACTTAAAGACATCTACTGGGCTGAAAAGCACCTTGTAAAGGCTTTACCAAAAATGAAAAAAGCGGCCACCAGTCCCGAGCTTGCCGCCGCCTTTGAAAAACATACCAAAGAAACCAATAACCATATTGCGACCCTTGAGCAGGTATTCCAGCTGCTGGGTGAAAAAGCCCAGGCAAAAAAGTGTAATGCTATGGATGGACTGCTGAAAGAAGCCGATGGCGTAATTGAAGATACCGATACAGGAACGTTAATTCGTGATGCAGGACTCATTCTTGCCGCTCAGAAAGTAGAGCATTACGAAATCGCTACTTACGGCACTTTAGTGGTTTTCGCAGAAAACATGGGACACAATGACGTAGCTGAACTCTTGCAGTTTACGCTCGACAATGAAAAAGCGACAGATATTGCGTTAACGGAAGTTGCCGAAAGCTTTGTTAACGAGCAGGCAGCGGCTGAATAA
- a CDS encoding nicotinamide-nucleotide amidohydrolase family protein, protein MRKDIDFNHLFACGELLIKHNLTLALAESATAGRISAEFALIPDAGKFLKGGIVCYDADLKCTLLDVPREQLEIFSPESEIVTGSMTAGLQKLIPADIHIGCTGLTAPGGSESPEKPIGTMFLYCLKSDGLLFSEKKTFGGTPEEIVRQTIEFLAQRLHQYLNLLE, encoded by the coding sequence ATGAGAAAAGATATAGATTTCAATCATTTATTCGCTTGCGGGGAATTACTGATTAAACATAACCTGACCCTTGCATTAGCAGAAAGCGCCACTGCCGGGCGCATCTCTGCTGAATTTGCACTTATACCGGATGCCGGTAAATTCCTTAAAGGCGGAATTGTCTGTTATGATGCAGATTTGAAGTGTACCCTGCTGGACGTACCCCGGGAACAACTTGAAATCTTTAGTCCTGAGTCTGAAATTGTAACCGGCTCCATGACTGCTGGTCTGCAAAAACTCATTCCCGCTGACATCCATATCGGCTGCACCGGACTTACTGCGCCGGGCGGAAGTGAAAGCCCGGAAAAGCCCATTGGCACCATGTTTCTGTATTGTTTAAAATCTGACGGACTGCTTTTTAGCGAAAAAAAAACCTTCGGGGGAACACCGGAAGAAATTGTCCGGCAAACGATCGAATTCCTGGCCCAACGCCTCCATCAGTACCTGAACTTGTTGGAATAG
- a CDS encoding Rieske 2Fe-2S domain-containing protein yields the protein MDYQWSAQYYVPVDGLPYIGQLPHAPDRTYTATGFNGNGMIFGTLSAKLISDLILGKKNPCRTIFDPMRMKPLAGFTSFVKENADVAWHFIADRFSAEELKSLAMLKAGEGLIATFRGKKMAVYKNAKGVLTALDPVCTHAGCTVKFNEIEKSWDCPCHAGRYDTDGKVLNGPPFKNLKVIELSL from the coding sequence GTGGACTATCAATGGTCTGCGCAGTATTATGTTCCTGTAGATGGTCTGCCTTATATCGGGCAACTTCCGCATGCACCGGACAGAACCTATACCGCAACGGGATTTAATGGAAATGGGATGATCTTTGGAACGCTTTCCGCTAAACTGATCTCTGATCTGATTCTGGGTAAAAAAAATCCCTGCCGAACGATATTTGATCCAATGAGGATGAAACCACTTGCCGGATTTACTTCATTTGTTAAAGAGAATGCAGATGTAGCCTGGCACTTTATTGCCGATCGTTTTTCTGCTGAAGAACTAAAATCTCTGGCTATGCTCAAGGCCGGGGAGGGACTGATCGCTACCTTTCGGGGAAAAAAAATGGCGGTGTATAAAAATGCCAAAGGCGTACTTACTGCATTAGATCCGGTTTGTACCCATGCGGGTTGTACCGTTAAATTCAATGAAATTGAAAAAAGCTGGGATTGTCCCTGCCATGCCGGAAGATATGATACTGATGGGAAAGTTTTGAATGGCCCTCCGTTTAAAAATCTGAAAGTCATTGAGCTAAGTTTATAG
- a CDS encoding DUF4142 domain-containing protein, with protein sequence MENFKNYAVATLAACAIAGSIAGNKALPVNKDLNIPVIQQNDTINTEQFIQQLSVSSAKEINLSKLAKKKSKNSKVKEYAVKAMDASILIYSDLKPLAEPRNITLTDSTIFVPDELISALKKASRNDFDRRYLSITIEDHNQVIALLEKGAMFGDTAIVNFSNKQLIAFRRNLEEAKFLSKNLSNDKLTSKWPGEK encoded by the coding sequence ATGGAAAATTTTAAAAATTATGCTGTTGCAACACTCGCAGCTTGTGCGATAGCAGGAAGTATTGCCGGAAACAAAGCACTACCGGTAAACAAGGATTTAAACATTCCTGTCATTCAGCAGAATGACACCATTAACACCGAGCAATTTATCCAACAATTATCGGTTTCCAGTGCTAAGGAAATCAATTTATCAAAACTTGCTAAAAAGAAATCAAAAAATTCAAAAGTAAAAGAATATGCAGTAAAGGCAATGGATGCCAGCATTCTGATCTATTCAGATCTGAAACCATTGGCAGAGCCGAGAAATATTACGCTTACCGATTCGACGATCTTTGTCCCGGACGAGCTTATTTCCGCTTTAAAAAAAGCCAGCCGTAATGATTTTGACAGGCGGTATCTATCTATTACTATTGAAGATCATAACCAGGTCATTGCTTTGCTTGAAAAAGGCGCCATGTTTGGCGATACCGCTATTGTGAACTTTTCAAATAAGCAACTTATAGCGTTCAGAAGAAATCTGGAAGAAGCTAAATTTCTTTCCAAAAACCTCAGTAATGATAAATTGACCAGCAAATGGCCAGGAGAGAAGTAA
- a CDS encoding four-helix bundle copper-binding protein — protein MGYHEWKSCIDACLECAAICNYCASSCTKEEDVKMMAACIELDMQCASVCYATAQLMSLGSSQAKELCRICADSCDACGTECGKHNAGHCEECAEACFRCAEECRKMAA, from the coding sequence ATGGGATATCATGAATGGAAATCATGCATTGATGCATGTCTGGAATGCGCGGCTATCTGTAACTACTGCGCAAGTTCCTGCACTAAAGAAGAAGATGTTAAAATGATGGCTGCTTGCATTGAACTGGATATGCAGTGTGCCTCGGTTTGTTATGCTACAGCACAACTGATGAGCTTGGGAAGTTCTCAGGCCAAAGAGTTATGCAGAATTTGTGCGGATAGCTGTGATGCCTGCGGAACTGAATGCGGTAAACACAATGCCGGGCATTGTGAGGAATGTGCCGAGGCTTGTTTCCGTTGCGCTGAGGAATGCAGAAAGATGGCCGCTTAA
- a CDS encoding DUF6266 family protein, producing the protein MGKLINGIFGGFHGRIGNLVGYTLNGKYIIRKIGRSSKPLTPGRKANCQKMTLVNEILSPSLPAIQVGYRFVVAGTDKNEYNEAVSYNKKNALQGTYPNLSLDYSKVLLSMGTLPAAIHPTLSQTGDQITFNWEVTADQAYQYANDRAMLVVYFPDLKVSRCDLLGSRRIEGVHTLKIAQDHVNERMEAYISFVKDNGRAVSDSMYAGALNVRKDIEISEKTDPAREGAKQEFNYIGSDFDIISYRKYLLDLGTAVIEPAGGRKEIITSAWSIYILKSTVSDQRIGDCSIRFKQNEKFTAEMKVNISPAEQRKGYAKEAASAMISLVFGKSEVNRIVKIVDAQDEAAIALLKSLGFREGEYFKDSVFSEGKWVSEYQFALSKSDWT; encoded by the coding sequence ATGGGAAAATTAATAAATGGCATATTTGGCGGATTCCATGGCAGAATCGGCAACCTGGTGGGTTATACCTTAAACGGTAAATACATCATCAGAAAAATAGGGAGAAGTTCTAAACCCCTCACTCCGGGCAGGAAAGCAAACTGTCAAAAAATGACACTTGTAAATGAGATCCTGAGCCCTTCCCTCCCTGCTATCCAGGTAGGATATCGCTTTGTGGTGGCAGGAACGGACAAAAACGAATACAATGAGGCGGTTTCTTACAATAAAAAAAATGCCCTTCAGGGAACCTATCCAAACCTCAGCCTGGACTATAGCAAAGTGTTATTGAGCATGGGAACGCTTCCTGCAGCCATTCATCCTACCCTTAGTCAGACAGGCGATCAAATCACCTTTAACTGGGAAGTAACAGCTGATCAGGCCTATCAGTATGCCAACGATCGTGCAATGCTGGTGGTCTATTTTCCTGATTTAAAAGTATCCCGTTGCGATTTACTCGGTTCAAGAAGAATTGAAGGCGTACATACCCTCAAGATCGCTCAGGACCATGTAAATGAACGCATGGAGGCCTATATCTCTTTTGTCAAAGACAATGGAAGAGCAGTTTCGGACAGCATGTATGCGGGTGCTTTAAATGTCCGGAAAGACATAGAAATTTCAGAGAAAACAGATCCGGCAAGAGAAGGCGCAAAGCAGGAGTTCAATTATATCGGTTCAGACTTTGACATTATCAGCTATCGGAAATATCTTTTGGATCTGGGAACCGCCGTTATCGAACCGGCAGGCGGACGGAAGGAAATAATAACCAGCGCCTGGTCGATATACATACTAAAAAGCACGGTCAGCGATCAGAGAATTGGCGATTGCTCCATTAGATTCAAACAAAATGAGAAGTTTACCGCCGAAATGAAAGTCAATATTTCTCCTGCCGAACAACGCAAAGGTTATGCAAAAGAAGCGGCATCAGCGATGATATCCCTCGTGTTTGGCAAATCAGAAGTGAACCGGATCGTAAAAATCGTGGATGCGCAGGATGAGGCCGCGATTGCTTTGCTGAAAAGCCTGGGTTTCAGAGAAGGAGAATACTTCAAAGACAGTGTATTTTCAGAGGGCAAATGGGTCAGTGAATATCAGTTTGCGCTGTCAAAATCAGACTGGACGTAG
- a CDS encoding head GIN domain-containing protein translates to MKKIIAAMFISIFLMSCAKEKLTANGNKITETRTPGNFTGVNLSGAKTVQVTYGTEYKVEIKGSSNLIPYFKTKIIANNLYLSYDKVNVQHDDLEILVTLPQIKNVALSGSGKMAISGAFPLIDELKTSVSGSGEITAQSVFEVKDLLMNISGSGKIDLEKILAKEADVDISGSGNGKVNVQEELKARISGSGNLFYIGNPEIDSKISGSGKLVKL, encoded by the coding sequence ATGAAAAAGATCATTGCAGCGATGTTCATCAGTATTTTCCTGATGTCATGCGCCAAAGAAAAACTTACTGCGAACGGGAATAAAATCACGGAAACAAGAACACCAGGTAACTTTACCGGTGTAAACCTAAGTGGAGCAAAGACCGTTCAGGTTACTTATGGAACGGAATACAAAGTAGAGATAAAAGGTTCTTCCAACCTGATTCCCTATTTCAAAACAAAGATCATTGCCAATAACCTGTACCTGTCTTATGATAAGGTGAACGTACAGCACGACGACCTGGAAATCCTGGTCACCCTGCCTCAAATTAAAAATGTTGCACTCAGTGGCAGTGGCAAAATGGCAATCTCAGGTGCTTTTCCATTAATTGATGAATTGAAAACCTCTGTCAGCGGTTCCGGAGAAATTACGGCACAATCTGTTTTTGAGGTAAAGGACCTGTTAATGAACATTTCGGGCTCCGGAAAAATCGATCTCGAGAAAATCCTTGCCAAAGAGGCTGATGTAGACATTTCGGGAAGCGGCAATGGCAAAGTCAATGTTCAGGAAGAACTGAAAGCCAGAATCAGTGGAAGTGGGAATCTTTTCTACATCGGAAATCCGGAAATAGATTCGAAGATCAGCGGATCAGGAAAACTCGTTAAACTTTAA